The following are from one region of the Nicotiana tabacum cultivar K326 chromosome 3, ASM71507v2, whole genome shotgun sequence genome:
- the LOC107808971 gene encoding VAMP-like protein YKT61 — translation MKITALMVLKCNLEGSDPVNLANASDMSHFGYFQRSSVKEFIVFVGRTVAKRNPPGQRQFVQHEAYKVHSYNRNGLCALGFMDDHYPVRSAFSLLNQVLDEYLRSFGESWKTVQSDNAQPWPYLNEALAKFQDPAEADKLFKIQRELDETKILHKTIDSVLERGTREHVIS, via the coding sequence ATGAAGATCACAGCATTGATGGTGTTGAAATGCAATCTAGAAGGTTCGGATCCAGTGAATTTAGCGAACGCATCTGATATGAGCCATTTCGGGTATTTTCAGAGATCCAGCGTTAAGGAATTCATCGTTTTCGTGGGTCGGACCGTCGCTAAACGGAACCCACCGGGCCAACGCCAATTCGTTCAGCATGAAGCATACAAGGTACATTCATACAATCGAAATGGTTTATGTGCTTTGGGTTTCATGGATGATCACTATCCAGTTCGAAGTGCATTTTCACTGCTCAACCAGGTTCTGGATGAGTATCTAAGGAGTTTTGGTGAGTCATGGAAAACCGTGCAAAGCGACAATGCTCAACCATGGCCTTATCTGAATGAGGCTCTAGCCAAATTTCAGGATCCTGCTGAGGCTGATAAGTTGTTCAAAATTCAGAGAGAGCTGGACGAAACAAAAATTCTCCATAAGACAATTGACAGTGTCTTAGAACGGGGAACAAGAGAACATGTCATTAGCTAG